The following proteins come from a genomic window of Azoarcus sp. PA01:
- a CDS encoding bifunctional (p)ppGpp synthetase/guanosine-3',5'-bis(diphosphate) 3'-pyrophosphohydrolase, with protein sequence MDAAAIPAPGPFGSSSGLPVSSDFVALRTKLETYLRPEDVEKVEAAYHFSARAHEGQLRISGDPYISHPVAVADIVSDWHLDAQALIAALLHDVMEDTHISKQEIADRFGRTAAELVDGLSKLDKIEFRSHEEAQAENFRKMLLAMASDLRVILIKLADRLHNMRTLQCIRSAKRRRIASETLEIYAPIANRLGLNTLYRELQELAFEHKYPLRYRVLSRAIKAARGNRREVVGKVLQGIEERLPQWGLTAEVQGREKHLFGIYRKMAEKRLSFSQVLDIYGFRVIVRDVPSCYLAIGALHSMYKPVPGKFKDYLAIPKANGYQSLHTTLIGPFGTPVEVQVRTAEMHHIAETGVASHWLYKEDEKTLTELQQKTHSWLQSLLELQSASGGATEFLEHVKIDLFPGEVYVFTPQGRILSLPKGSTPVDFAYAVHTDIGNRCVACRVNGDLMPLRTELHNGDQIEIITAAHANPNPAWLAYVRTGKARAQIRHFLKGAQQEESVALGERLLNQALRPHGLTLGQISTFAWERFLRDRSMRSKKEVFADIGLGRRLPVIVARRVAQAQDLESGRPNVIKPKPAGAILIRGSEGIAVQLARCCQPIPGDPIIGMIRKGQGLEVHLHDCAVVAKLRGDRGRWVDVEWEGGEDRLFDVTIRVLTRNTRGVLAKVASAISEEDCNIQNVSMDNEQGIYTAINLVLQVRDRMHLAKVMRGVRRVPEVVRIGRLKGDVRS encoded by the coding sequence ATGGACGCTGCAGCGATTCCCGCTCCGGGCCCTTTCGGTTCGTCGTCCGGTCTCCCCGTGTCGTCGGATTTCGTCGCGCTCAGGACGAAGCTCGAGACTTATCTGCGTCCCGAGGATGTCGAGAAAGTCGAAGCTGCGTACCATTTCTCGGCGCGCGCGCACGAGGGTCAGCTGCGCATCAGCGGCGACCCGTACATTTCGCATCCGGTCGCCGTCGCCGACATCGTGTCCGACTGGCACCTCGACGCCCAGGCGCTGATCGCCGCCCTCCTTCACGACGTGATGGAGGACACGCACATCTCGAAGCAGGAGATCGCCGACCGCTTCGGCCGCACCGCCGCCGAGCTCGTCGATGGCCTGTCGAAGCTCGACAAGATCGAGTTCCGCTCGCACGAGGAAGCGCAGGCGGAGAACTTCCGCAAGATGCTGCTGGCGATGGCGAGCGACCTGCGCGTGATCCTGATCAAGCTCGCCGATCGCCTGCACAACATGCGCACGCTGCAGTGCATACGCTCCGCGAAACGGCGTCGCATCGCGAGCGAGACGCTCGAGATCTACGCTCCGATCGCGAACCGGCTCGGTCTCAACACGCTCTACCGCGAGTTGCAGGAGCTCGCGTTCGAGCACAAGTACCCGCTGCGCTACCGCGTGCTGTCGCGCGCGATCAAGGCGGCGCGCGGCAACCGCCGCGAAGTCGTCGGCAAGGTGTTGCAGGGCATCGAGGAGCGCCTGCCGCAATGGGGGCTGACGGCCGAAGTCCAGGGCCGCGAGAAGCACCTGTTCGGAATCTACCGCAAGATGGCCGAGAAACGCCTGTCGTTTTCGCAGGTGCTCGACATTTACGGTTTTCGCGTCATCGTGCGCGACGTGCCGAGCTGCTACCTCGCGATCGGCGCGCTGCATTCGATGTACAAGCCGGTGCCGGGCAAGTTCAAGGACTACCTCGCGATCCCGAAAGCGAACGGCTATCAGTCGCTGCACACGACGCTGATCGGCCCGTTCGGCACGCCGGTCGAAGTGCAGGTGCGCACCGCCGAGATGCATCACATCGCCGAGACCGGCGTCGCGTCGCACTGGCTGTACAAGGAAGACGAGAAGACGCTCACCGAGCTGCAGCAGAAAACGCATTCGTGGCTGCAGTCACTGCTCGAACTGCAATCGGCGTCGGGCGGCGCGACCGAGTTCCTCGAGCACGTCAAGATCGATCTCTTCCCCGGCGAAGTGTATGTGTTCACGCCGCAGGGCAGGATCCTGTCGCTGCCGAAAGGCTCGACGCCGGTCGATTTCGCCTACGCGGTGCACACCGATATCGGCAACCGCTGCGTCGCGTGCCGCGTCAACGGCGACCTGATGCCGCTGCGCACCGAACTGCACAACGGCGACCAGATCGAGATCATCACCGCCGCGCACGCGAACCCGAATCCGGCGTGGCTCGCGTACGTGCGCACCGGCAAGGCGCGCGCGCAGATCCGCCATTTCCTCAAGGGCGCGCAGCAGGAAGAATCCGTCGCGCTGGGCGAGCGGCTGCTGAACCAGGCGCTGCGCCCGCACGGGCTGACGCTGGGACAGATCAGCACGTTCGCGTGGGAGCGCTTCCTGCGCGACCGCAGCATGCGCAGCAAGAAGGAAGTGTTTGCCGACATCGGCCTCGGGCGGCGCCTGCCGGTCATCGTCGCGCGCCGCGTCGCGCAGGCGCAGGACCTCGAATCCGGTCGGCCGAACGTCATCAAGCCCAAGCCCGCCGGCGCGATCCTGATCCGCGGCAGCGAAGGCATCGCGGTGCAGCTCGCGCGCTGCTGCCAGCCGATCCCGGGAGACCCGATCATCGGCATGATCCGCAAGGGCCAGGGGCTCGAAGTCCATCTGCACGACTGCGCAGTCGTGGCGAAGCTGCGCGGCGACCGCGGCCGCTGGGTGGACGTCGAGTGGGAAGGGGGCGAAGACCGCCTGTTCGACGTGACGATTCGCGTGCTGACGCGCAACACCCGCGGCGTCCTCGCCAAAGTCGCGAGCGCGATCTCGGAGGAGGACTGCAACATCCAGAACGTCAGCATGGACAACGAGCAGGGCATCTACACTGCGATCAACCTCGTGCTGCAGGTCCGCGACCGCATGCATCTGGCGAAAGTCATGCGTGGCGTGCGCCGGGTGCCGGAAGTCGTGCGGATCGGTCGGCTCAAGGGCGACGTGCGCAGCTGA
- a CDS encoding DUF3460 family protein has protein sequence MAIYESEHTKFMREWLAKHPQEIEEQRKGRALWWDKPQDVVAQARLDQSKVPVKPYYYDINH, from the coding sequence ATGGCGATCTACGAATCCGAACACACCAAATTCATGCGCGAGTGGCTGGCGAAGCATCCGCAGGAAATCGAAGAGCAGCGCAAGGGCCGGGCACTGTGGTGGGACAAGCCGCAGGACGTCGTCGCCCAGGCGCGCCTCGACCAGTCGAAAGTGCCGGTCAAGCCTTATTACTACGATATCAACCACTGA
- a CDS encoding exonuclease domain-containing protein, translating into MSLPDSLVLIDVETTGANPVSDRVTEIAVLRIERGEIVGRWESLVNPQRPIPSLIQRLVGITDEMVAAAPTFAELADRVRGQLEGAVFVAHNARFDYGFIRNEFSRLGQPFEASVLCTVKLSRALYPEHHRHGLDALIERHGFTCGARHRAMGDTDVLWQFARLVSGSFSADVLARACERAMKLPARPPGLPEGALEGVPDAPGVYSFFGENDRLLYVGRSASLRARVMEHFSAGSGAGKEAGLARQVRRVEWEEAAGEFAASLREADLLRARRPLHARPAVGGEEVFGLRLVPQRKRAPIFERVPLHATDPAAWEAVHGTFRTRKEADSLLREFAQLYQLCPRRLGLEGGSGACGAHEARRCAGVCAGKESIAAHDARLAGALGSVTLRAWPWAGAVVIEERSAHSGREAFHLVDHWCHLGSADSAEALGALLDDSPARRFDLDTYRMLVRWFAAEANLAAVRPIDELR; encoded by the coding sequence ATGTCGCTTCCTGATTCGCTGGTCCTGATCGACGTCGAGACGACGGGCGCGAATCCGGTGTCCGATCGCGTCACCGAAATTGCCGTGCTGCGCATCGAGCGCGGCGAGATCGTCGGGCGCTGGGAGAGCCTCGTCAACCCGCAGCGCCCGATCCCGTCGCTGATCCAGCGGCTGGTCGGCATCACTGACGAGATGGTCGCTGCGGCCCCGACGTTCGCCGAACTCGCCGACCGCGTGCGCGGGCAGCTCGAAGGCGCGGTGTTCGTCGCCCACAACGCACGCTTCGATTACGGCTTCATCCGCAACGAGTTCTCCCGTCTCGGCCAGCCGTTCGAGGCGTCGGTGCTGTGCACCGTCAAGCTTTCCCGCGCGCTGTACCCGGAACACCACCGTCACGGGCTCGACGCGCTGATCGAGCGACACGGCTTCACGTGCGGCGCGCGCCACCGCGCGATGGGCGACACCGACGTGCTGTGGCAGTTCGCGCGCCTGGTTTCCGGATCGTTTTCCGCCGACGTGCTCGCGCGCGCGTGCGAGCGGGCGATGAAGCTGCCGGCGCGCCCGCCCGGCCTGCCCGAAGGGGCGCTCGAAGGCGTGCCGGACGCGCCGGGCGTGTATTCGTTCTTCGGCGAGAACGACCGGCTGCTGTACGTCGGGCGCAGCGCGAGCCTGCGGGCGCGGGTCATGGAGCATTTTTCGGCCGGCAGCGGCGCGGGCAAGGAGGCCGGACTCGCGCGTCAGGTGCGCCGCGTGGAATGGGAAGAGGCCGCCGGCGAGTTTGCCGCGTCGCTGCGCGAAGCCGATCTGCTCAGAGCGCGTCGGCCGCTTCATGCCCGGCCGGCAGTGGGCGGCGAAGAGGTGTTCGGCCTGCGCCTCGTGCCGCAGCGCAAGCGCGCGCCGATTTTCGAGCGCGTGCCTCTGCATGCGACCGATCCGGCGGCGTGGGAAGCGGTCCACGGCACTTTTCGCACTCGCAAGGAGGCCGACAGCCTGCTGCGGGAATTCGCCCAGCTGTACCAGCTGTGTCCGCGCCGTCTCGGTCTCGAAGGCGGCAGCGGCGCCTGCGGCGCGCACGAAGCGAGGCGCTGCGCCGGCGTATGCGCCGGCAAGGAAAGCATCGCCGCGCACGATGCGCGCCTCGCAGGCGCGCTCGGGTCGGTGACGCTGCGCGCGTGGCCGTGGGCCGGAGCGGTCGTCATCGAGGAGCGCAGTGCGCATTCGGGGCGCGAAGCGTTCCATCTCGTCGATCACTGGTGTCATCTGGGCAGCGCGGACAGCGCCGAGGCGCTCGGGGCGCTGCTCGACGACTCGCCGGCGCGCCGCTTCGACCTCGACACTTACCGCATGCTGGTGCGCTGGTTCGCTGCCGAAGCGAATCTGGCGGCCGTGCGACCGATCGATGAACTTCGCTGA
- a CDS encoding Crp/Fnr family transcriptional regulator, giving the protein MATAIQSPAFQSLSCLEPFSSLDPATLQRLSRGVRICRASRGEMLMHRGARPAGMYAVVEGEVKLFLISSAGAEKIVRLAGRGESFCEENILSDTPQTLAAQATRDSVVLHLQRPALQTAMAAHPSLTQALMARLSERMGELVEGMEQCIQRNSTQRVAHYLVQHADCSAQNVEVRLSCDKQTIASQLNLTPETFSRVLNRLTRDGIIVPRGRRSITLTDLRSLQSIAA; this is encoded by the coding sequence ATGGCGACCGCTATCCAATCTCCGGCGTTCCAGTCACTTTCCTGTCTTGAACCTTTCAGCAGCCTCGATCCGGCAACGCTGCAGCGCCTGTCGCGAGGCGTGCGGATCTGCCGGGCGTCGCGTGGCGAAATGCTGATGCATCGCGGCGCGCGTCCGGCGGGCATGTACGCGGTCGTCGAAGGCGAAGTCAAATTATTCCTGATCTCAAGCGCGGGCGCCGAGAAGATCGTGCGCCTCGCAGGCCGGGGCGAATCGTTCTGCGAAGAGAACATCCTGTCCGACACGCCGCAGACGCTCGCCGCTCAGGCGACGCGCGACAGCGTGGTGCTGCATCTGCAGCGTCCCGCGCTGCAGACGGCCATGGCCGCGCACCCGTCGCTGACGCAAGCGCTGATGGCACGGCTGTCCGAACGGATGGGCGAGCTCGTCGAAGGGATGGAGCAATGCATCCAGCGCAACTCGACCCAGCGCGTCGCACATTACCTCGTGCAGCACGCCGACTGCAGCGCGCAGAACGTCGAAGTGCGCCTGTCGTGCGACAAGCAGACGATCGCTTCGCAACTCAACCTGACGCCGGAAACTTTCTCGCGCGTTCTCAACCGACTCACCCGCGACGGCATCATCGTGCCACGCGGCCGGCGCTCGATCACGCTCACCGACCTGCGCAGCCTGCAATCGATCGCCGCCTGA
- a CDS encoding histidine kinase yields the protein MNSAGNADVLVEGRVIERVRASLAGRATQLLLVLAFVAVAFISAIGIGASAAIVETVQDSGSAVNAAGGLRRLAHRAASVALATALDGRTGRAEVTAAIVAFEAGLGDATLEKVLEREPGGVFASIYRGIHSGWYMNLKPRLLGVPELASESPDVLFYETLLADVDAFTAQIDALVAVLERKTEAGIGQLRMTLAIALGLVMVVMVAALCVIRRRVFMPLTELRDCAARIAGGDFRARSRYIGRDELGRVGSAFNAMADELSSVYRDLEQRVEQKTADLMRSNRALELLYHVIARLYHAPASPQTYAETLKDLEQVLGLNGSFVCVQPEHGGVATVLSTTMGDCPVRSRSDEECTHCPGRMMPWSYRREGGFDVFLVPLRDADHLYGMMRLALPPGERLRAWQHTLVEAVSRHMGIALGISHQSERERLLALQEERSIIARELHDSLAQSLSYMKIQASLLSSALQRPERRDDASDILADMKDGINAAYRQLRELLSTFRLQMEGDFARLLGSTVEEYASRSGMPIELEIRLGMCHLNPNQEIHVLHIIREALSNATRHARASSIRVGLFGHPDGVQVIIEDDGKGILPAAASEPHHYGLAIMGERARGLGGMLEIVPRPDGGTRVAVCFDPAARHAVSSAAPPSEAQ from the coding sequence GTGAACAGCGCCGGCAATGCGGATGTCCTTGTCGAGGGCAGGGTCATCGAGCGGGTGCGCGCCTCGCTCGCAGGGCGCGCGACGCAGCTGCTGCTGGTGCTGGCCTTCGTCGCCGTGGCGTTCATCAGCGCGATCGGAATCGGCGCCTCCGCGGCCATCGTCGAAACTGTCCAGGACAGCGGCAGCGCGGTCAACGCGGCGGGCGGCCTGCGCCGTCTCGCTCATCGCGCCGCCAGTGTCGCGCTCGCCACAGCGCTCGACGGCCGTACCGGACGTGCCGAAGTCACGGCAGCGATCGTCGCGTTCGAGGCCGGACTGGGCGATGCGACGCTCGAGAAAGTGCTCGAACGCGAACCCGGCGGCGTCTTCGCGTCGATCTACCGTGGCATCCATTCAGGCTGGTACATGAACCTCAAGCCGCGCCTGCTCGGGGTGCCGGAGCTCGCGAGCGAGAGTCCCGATGTGCTGTTCTACGAAACGCTGCTCGCGGACGTCGACGCCTTCACCGCGCAGATCGACGCGCTGGTGGCGGTGCTCGAGCGCAAGACCGAGGCCGGCATCGGGCAGCTGCGCATGACGTTGGCAATTGCGCTCGGGCTGGTGATGGTCGTCATGGTCGCGGCGCTTTGCGTCATCCGCCGGCGCGTGTTCATGCCGCTGACCGAGCTGCGCGACTGCGCTGCACGCATCGCCGGCGGGGATTTTCGCGCCCGCAGCCGCTACATCGGGCGCGACGAACTCGGGCGCGTGGGTTCGGCGTTCAACGCGATGGCCGACGAGCTGTCGAGCGTCTATCGCGACCTCGAGCAGCGGGTCGAGCAGAAGACCGCGGATCTGATGCGCAGCAACCGCGCGCTCGAGCTGCTGTACCACGTCATCGCGCGGCTCTATCACGCTCCGGCCTCGCCGCAGACCTACGCCGAGACGCTGAAGGATCTCGAGCAGGTGCTCGGGCTCAATGGCAGTTTCGTCTGCGTGCAGCCCGAGCACGGCGGCGTCGCGACCGTCCTGTCGACGACGATGGGCGACTGTCCGGTGCGCTCGCGCAGCGACGAGGAGTGCACCCACTGTCCCGGGCGGATGATGCCGTGGAGCTATCGCCGCGAGGGCGGCTTCGATGTGTTCCTGGTGCCGCTGCGCGATGCCGACCACCTCTACGGCATGATGCGGCTCGCGCTGCCGCCGGGCGAGCGACTGCGCGCATGGCAGCACACGCTGGTCGAGGCGGTATCCCGCCACATGGGGATCGCGCTGGGCATTTCGCACCAGAGCGAGCGCGAACGGCTCCTCGCGCTGCAGGAGGAGCGCTCGATCATCGCGCGCGAACTGCACGACTCGCTCGCGCAGTCGCTGTCGTACATGAAGATCCAGGCGAGCCTGCTGTCGTCGGCGCTGCAGCGGCCCGAGCGCCGCGACGACGCGTCCGACATCCTCGCCGACATGAAGGACGGCATCAACGCCGCGTACCGCCAGCTGCGCGAACTGCTGTCCACGTTCCGCCTGCAGATGGAGGGGGATTTCGCGCGTCTGCTCGGCAGCACCGTCGAGGAGTACGCCAGCCGCAGCGGCATGCCGATCGAGCTGGAGATCCGCCTCGGCATGTGCCATCTGAACCCGAACCAGGAAATCCACGTGCTGCACATCATCCGCGAGGCGCTGTCGAACGCGACGCGTCATGCGCGCGCGAGCTCGATCCGCGTCGGGCTGTTCGGCCATCCGGACGGAGTCCAGGTGATCATCGAAGACGACGGCAAAGGCATCCTGCCGGCTGCCGCCAGCGAACCGCACCATTACGGCCTGGCGATCATGGGTGAGCGGGCGCGGGGACTCGGCGGCATGCTCGAGATCGTGCCCCGTCCGGACGGCGGCACGCGCGTAGCCGTGTGCTTCGATCCGGCCGCCCGGCACGCGGTTTCGTCCGCCGCTCCCCCTTCCGAGGCGCAATGA
- the narL gene encoding two-component system response regulator NarL, with the protein MNDRNDTPQSVVIIDDHPLFRKGLIQLLRTVPGFRLVAEAADGKEGIAHILHLRPDLLLLDLNMKDMSGLEVLKFVRQADLDTRVVMVTVSDAAEDLVAALRAGADGYLLKDMEPEQMVEALQAAAAGRIVVSEALTHLMAAALRREKRPDSVTDAGLTEQEQRILERIAVGLSNKLIARELGIAEGTVKVHVKHVLRKLNFRSRVEAAVWAVANQRGER; encoded by the coding sequence ATGAACGACAGGAACGACACTCCCCAGTCGGTCGTCATCATCGACGACCATCCGCTGTTCCGCAAAGGACTGATCCAGCTGCTGCGCACCGTGCCCGGTTTCCGCCTCGTCGCGGAAGCGGCCGACGGCAAGGAGGGCATCGCGCACATCCTGCATCTGCGCCCCGACCTGCTGCTGCTCGACCTGAACATGAAGGACATGTCCGGCCTCGAGGTGCTGAAGTTCGTGCGTCAGGCTGACCTGGACACGCGCGTCGTGATGGTCACGGTCTCGGACGCCGCCGAAGACCTCGTCGCGGCGCTGCGCGCGGGCGCCGACGGCTATCTGCTCAAGGACATGGAGCCGGAGCAGATGGTCGAGGCGCTGCAGGCCGCGGCAGCGGGACGGATCGTCGTGTCCGAAGCGCTGACCCACCTGATGGCGGCCGCGCTGCGCCGGGAAAAGCGTCCCGACAGCGTCACCGACGCAGGCCTCACCGAGCAGGAGCAGCGCATTCTCGAGCGCATCGCGGTCGGCCTGTCGAACAAGCTGATCGCCCGCGAGCTGGGCATCGCCGAAGGCACCGTCAAGGTGCACGTCAAGCACGTGCTGCGCAAGCTCAACTTCCGTTCGCGCGTCGAGGCGGCCGTGTGGGCGGTCGCGAACCAGCGCGGCGAGCGCTGA
- a CDS encoding tetratricopeptide repeat protein encodes MLKRKLLITTLIGAGLIGTIAFGEYRAWRMDNTSALLTTIGAPFCAPQRSGPQHKTFFRLAMAQAESGRAPARTEVGPFSRAIPDAESIAHADANPRLMDDLGTLHYPITTSIPTAQRFFDQGLRLAYAFNHGEALRAFRKARTLDPECAMCYWGEALVLGPNINAPMDAAAVAPAFDAVTKAQQRSASASAKERALIEALTARYAQAPQADRAALDAAYADAMQRVAQCYPDDDQITLTYAEALMDRQPWDYWEAGGFLPKGRAAEIVALLEKVLRRTPDHPGAIHYYIHLTESSSDPGRAVPYAQRLGRLMPGAGHVVHMPFHTFFRVGMYKEAIEANRQAVRADETYIARSAPVGIYPQAYYPHNIHSLMVSAQMAGDGASAIESADKLGRIVSDAAARNIPWVQPIMAAPYFAHAQFSDAKTILALPDPGADFPYVQAMWHYARGVGLAGAGDVSAAQAEVDAIVRLEQQNDFADLVAGGVPAKDVLRLAEQVLRARIAQANRDPARAVRHFEAAVALEDRLAYTEPPYWYYPTRQSLGAALLLAGDLDNAENVLRSSLARAPNNGWALFGLMRLYEQRGDAASAQAVRTLLDKAWIGDPRILELSRL; translated from the coding sequence ATGTTGAAACGCAAGCTCCTCATCACGACCCTGATCGGTGCGGGCCTGATCGGTACGATCGCGTTCGGCGAGTACCGCGCGTGGCGCATGGACAATACTTCCGCACTGCTGACGACGATCGGCGCACCGTTCTGTGCGCCGCAACGCAGCGGACCACAGCACAAGACCTTCTTCCGGCTCGCGATGGCGCAAGCGGAAAGCGGCCGTGCGCCGGCGCGAACCGAAGTCGGTCCGTTCAGCAGAGCGATCCCGGATGCCGAGTCGATCGCCCACGCCGATGCCAACCCGCGGCTCATGGACGACCTGGGCACTTTGCACTACCCGATCACGACTTCGATACCCACTGCGCAGCGATTCTTCGATCAGGGCTTGCGTCTTGCCTACGCTTTCAACCATGGCGAGGCGCTGCGCGCTTTTCGCAAGGCGCGCACGCTCGATCCCGAGTGCGCGATGTGTTACTGGGGGGAAGCGCTGGTCCTCGGGCCGAACATCAACGCGCCGATGGACGCCGCTGCGGTCGCGCCCGCTTTTGACGCGGTGACCAAGGCGCAACAGCGCTCGGCCAGCGCGAGCGCGAAGGAACGCGCGCTGATCGAAGCGCTGACGGCGCGCTACGCGCAGGCGCCGCAGGCCGACCGCGCGGCGCTCGATGCGGCCTATGCCGACGCGATGCAGCGGGTCGCGCAGTGCTACCCCGACGACGACCAGATCACGCTGACCTACGCCGAAGCGCTGATGGATCGGCAGCCTTGGGACTACTGGGAAGCCGGCGGTTTCCTACCGAAAGGGCGCGCGGCCGAGATCGTCGCCCTGCTCGAGAAAGTGCTGCGCAGGACGCCCGATCATCCGGGGGCGATTCACTACTACATTCATCTCACCGAGAGTTCCAGCGATCCTGGGCGCGCCGTCCCTTACGCGCAACGTCTGGGCCGGCTGATGCCCGGCGCCGGGCATGTCGTGCATATGCCGTTCCACACTTTCTTCCGTGTCGGCATGTACAAGGAGGCGATCGAGGCGAACCGGCAGGCGGTGCGGGCGGACGAGACCTACATCGCCCGTTCGGCGCCGGTCGGCATCTATCCGCAGGCCTACTATCCGCACAACATTCATTCGCTGATGGTATCCGCGCAGATGGCCGGCGATGGCGCCAGCGCAATCGAGTCCGCCGACAAGCTGGGCCGGATCGTCTCCGATGCAGCGGCGAGGAACATCCCGTGGGTGCAGCCGATCATGGCCGCGCCCTATTTCGCCCACGCGCAGTTCAGTGACGCGAAGACCATTCTCGCCCTGCCCGATCCGGGGGCCGACTTCCCCTATGTGCAGGCGATGTGGCACTACGCTCGCGGGGTCGGCCTCGCGGGCGCCGGGGACGTGAGCGCGGCGCAGGCCGAAGTCGATGCGATCGTCCGCCTCGAGCAGCAAAACGACTTTGCCGATCTGGTCGCCGGCGGCGTGCCGGCGAAGGACGTGCTGCGCCTCGCCGAACAGGTGCTGCGCGCGCGCATCGCCCAGGCGAACCGGGACCCGGCGCGCGCCGTCCGCCATTTCGAAGCGGCGGTCGCGCTCGAAGATCGGCTGGCCTACACCGAGCCACCCTATTGGTACTATCCGACGCGCCAGTCCCTCGGGGCGGCGCTGCTGCTCGCCGGGGATCTGGACAATGCGGAGAACGTGCTGCGCTCGAGCCTGGCACGCGCGCCCAACAACGGCTGGGCGCTGTTCGGCTTGATGCGGCTTTACGAGCAGCGCGGTGATGCAGCGAGTGCTCAGGCCGTCAGAACTTTGCTCGACAAGGCGTGGATCGGCGACCCCCGTATCCTGGAACTTTCACGCCTGTGA